In the Melitaea cinxia chromosome 28, ilMelCinx1.1, whole genome shotgun sequence genome, one interval contains:
- the LOC123667554 gene encoding uncharacterized protein LOC123667554 yields MKVLIVLGFCLVAVSAYRQYDPYYQQYQGLTNYYGRTAHYYEPQEYHNQHYYNKLPYYNPGYYYGDKSSYGQSGHEANYNAPLYYAPGYNQGYQTYSDDHPSLNQEYYGKHAYEVTQQ; encoded by the exons ATGAAAGTCCTAATCGTTCTTGGATTCTGCCTAGTCGCTGTTTCGGCA tACCGCCAGTACGATCCGTATTACCAACAATACCAAGgc CTCACCAACTACTACGGCAGG ACTGCCCACTACTATGag CCTCAAGAATATCACAACCAGCACTACTACAACAAg CTCCCCTACTACAACCCTGGCTACTATTACGGTGATAAG TCTAGCTACGGGCAATCCGGCCATGAAGCCAAC TACAACGCTCCATTGTACTACGCTCCG GGATATAATCAAGGATACCAAACATACTCCGATGATCACCCATCTCTGAACCAGGAGTATTATGGAAAACATGCATATG aagtaACACAGCAATAA
- the LOC123667635 gene encoding uncharacterized protein LOC123667635: MRVFFSPPTTIPTTTRPLLILVTTRSTTILTTTITGHPTIITPATITAVRPTGRAIRLTTDLATDTLATKLTTMYHCTTLLDTNKATRHTLMTIHLFTNSTIDPNIRHTTKAMLNTNRNSSLSYSPNMCLVNRLEDTIC, from the exons ATGCGTGTCTTTTTCAGCCCCCCTACTACTATCCCTACTACTACGAG aCCCCTTCTTATTCTTGTTACTACAAGATCTACTACAATCCTTACTACAACTATTACAGg cCACCCTACTATTATAACTCCGGCTACTATTACGGCAGTAAG GCCTACAGGAAGGGCGATACG ACTGACTACAGA tctAGCTACGGACACTCTGGCCACGAAGCTAAC tACAATGTACCACTGTACTACGCTCCT GGATACTAACAAGGCTACCAGACATACTCTGATGACCATCCATCTCTTCACGAACAGTACAATAGACCCGAATATACG GCACACAACGAAGGCCATGCTAAACACCAATAGAAATTCATCTTTGAGCTACTCACCAAATATGTGTCTGGTAAACAGATTGGAAGACACAATATGCTGA